The DNA sequence gtgtgtgtgagttgtGTAGGACATATCTGTAATTtcctacagtggtatcagagctggtTTCAACAGCAAGAAAGACTCACAAGAAGGGAGAAGAAGGTGATCAAGATTGAAGAAAATCGATTCTTGAAGAAGAATCTTGATCAAGAGGGAGTTTGAATGTTCAAACTATTATTCTTTCCCTAACAGaaagttattttcttttctGAATTTACTAACATGAGCAATATCAAAGTTGACATTGACAGGTTTGATGGATCTGGAGACTATAGAATTTGGAGAAGGAAGATCAGGTCATTACTTGCACAACAGAAGCTGCTTAGAGTGCTAGATGATCCCATTGAATGGCCTGATGGAACTACTAAAGTTCAACAAGAAGAGTTGCTTGAGACAGCAACTGGAATCATCATTTTCAACTTATCTGATGCAATTATCAGACAAGTTGACAATGAAGAAACCCCTGCTAAAATCTGGAAAAAGTTAGAGGAACAATTTCAGAAGAAATCCCTAACCAATAAGATCTATCTGAAGGAAAGGATCTTTGGGTTCAAGATGTCACACTCTAAGACTCTTGAACAGAATCTAGATGAATTCTTGAGACTACACATTGAACTAGCTAACTCTGGTGAAAATGAGGCCCTTAGTGATGAAAACCAAGCTATTATAATTCTTAATTCTTTACCTGAATCCTATAGAGAAGTTAAGAATGCCATAAAATATGGAAGAACAGAAATCACTTTGGAGGAAGTCATATCTGCCTTGAAGTCTAAGGATCTTGAAATGAAAACAGAGAAGCACAATGGTTCTCATGGTGAATTAAACCTAAGCAGAGGAAGATCTACACACAAGAAACCCTGGCACAAAAAGGGAAGAAGTTCTAGTAGGGATTCCAGCAGTCATCACTCTGGAAAATCTAAGTTTCAACCTAGAAATCCTAAGGATCCAAATGGTTGCTATCATTGTGGAAAACCTGGACATCTTAGGAGAGATTGCTATTTCTGGAAGAAAAGCAACAAGTACAAATCTGATGGAAATGACATCAATTCTCAAAAATCAGACAGCTACAAACACAGAGAACATCAAGAAGCTAATTTCACTAATGGCTATGACAGTGGGGAAGTGTATGTGGCTGCTACTAACTTGAAGGATGATTGGATCCTAGATTCTGGGTGTACATTTCATATGACAAACAACAGAGAATTGCTATCTGGTTATAGAGATGTCAGAGGAGGAAAGGTCATACTGGGTAATAATCAAACATGTGGAATTGAAGGCATAGGGACAGTAAGCTTCAAGATGTTTGATGGAGTGGTCAGATCACTTAGAGGAGTGAGGTATGTTCCTAACCTagctagaaacttgatttcactAAGTGTGCTTGATGATTTGCAGATTGAAAGCAAGATTAAAGATGGACAAATCAAACTATGCAAAGGATCTATGGTGATTATGAAAGGAGTGAAGGAAGATGGACTCTACTACCTATGTGGGGAACCTATAATAAGCTGCAACAATGTTGTTCCAGCACCTGAAGATGACAAAGCCACTCTATGGCATAGGAGGCTAGGTCACATCAGTGAAAAGGGGCTGCAAATAGTCAACAATCAAAAACTACTTGGCAAAGATAAGGTATCTAAGGTAGATTTCTGTGAACATTGCATTCTAGGTAAGCACCACAGATTAAAATTCAATACTGGTATCCATAAATCAAAACATATAATGGAATATATACATTCTGATTTATGGGGACCTGAGAAAGTTAATACTCATGGTGGCTGCTCTTATTTCCTatctattgttgatgatttttcaaggaAAGTTTGGGTTTATTTGCTTAAAAACAAGAATGatgcttttcaaaaatttgtgcATTGGAAAACCCTAATGGAAAATCAAACTGATAAGAAAATTAAGGTGTTGAGAACTGATAATGGCCTAGAATTTTGTAATGACTTGTTTAATAATTACTGCAAAGAGCATGGTATCATGAGACACAAGTCTGTTAGGCACACACcccaacaaaatggagtggCAGAAAGAATGAATAGAACTTTGCTAAATAAGTCTAGGTGTATGCTGTTTAGTGCTGGTCTGTCTAAGGGTTTTTGGGGAGAGGCAGTTGTTACTGCTGCCTATTTGATAAATAGGTGTCCTTCTAGTGCTATAAACTTAAAGACACCTGAGGAAATTTGGTCTGGAAAACCACCAGACTTGTCTAATCTTAGAGTCTTTGGATGTGCTGCATATGCACACCAAAGTATTGGGAAATTAGAACCAAGGGCAATTAAAGGAGTGTTTCTAGGTTACCCTGAGGGAGTTAAAGGCTATAGGATTTGGCTAAGAGATCAAGGGGGTTTAAAAACTATCACTAGTAGGgatgtaatttttaaagaaaatatttttcccTGTTTATCTAACAAAACTCCTAGTGCAGATATTTTAACTAACCCTGCAGGCATATCAGATTTTGAGTTACAACCCAACATTCAGGAAAATCCTGATGAAGAACCTGATGTGAATCAGGTGGAACTTGTTCAGGTGGAACAAGTTCAGACAGAGGCAGAACCTGTCCAACCAGTTCAGGTGGAACCTGAACCAAATCAGGCAGTTCAAGATGGAACAGAACAAGCTGAGGAACAAGGGAATCAAGACCTAAGGGAGTATCAACTCACTAGAGACAGAAGTAAGAGAGTTTCTAAGCCTACTCAAAGATTCAGTTTCAATGCATGGAATGAAGTGCTGGCCTATGCTTTTCTAAGTGCAATGGAAATATCTAAAACTGAACCTAGTTCCTATGAAGAAGCTATGCAAGACAAGAACTCTGGAAAATGGTCAAAAGCAATGGATGATGAAATGGATTCTCTAAGGAAGAACAAAACCTGGAAAGTGGTCAAAAGACCTGATGGAAAGAATGTCATCTCATGTAAATGGCTGTTCAAATACAAGGAAGGGAACAAACCTGGTGAACCTACAAGATACAAGGCAAGGCTAGTGGCTAAGGGTTTTAGTCAAAAGGAAGGGATAGACTACACAGAGATTTTTTCCCCTGTTGTGAAGTACAAAACAATAAGAATAATGCTGGCTATGGCCACTCAATTTGACCTAGAAGTTGAGCAAATGGATGTGACTACTGCTTTCTTAAATGGAGAGTTAGAAGAAGACATATATATGGAACAGCCTAAAGGGTACATTAAGAAAGGAGAAGAACACCTAGTGTGCAAGCTAGAAAAGTCTCTATATGGGCTTAAACAATCACCAAGGCaatggaacaagaggtttgacACTTTCATGACAAAACAAAGTTACTTAAGGAGCTACTATGATCACTGCTTGTATTACAAAGGAACAGAAGTGCATACAGCTATATATCTACTCCtatatgtagatgatatgctaATCATAAGCAAGGAAAAGGCCAAGGTAGAAAACTTGAAGAACTTATTAAAGGCagaatttgaaatgaaggatCTAGGAGAGGCTACTAAGATACTTGGAATGAATATCAAGAGGGATAGACAGAAAGAGAAACTGGTTTTAAACCAAGAAGACTACATACACAAGCTCATTAAGAGATTCTCTATGGAAGATGCAAAGATAACAAAGCAACCTATCACCTACCAACATCAATTATCTAAAGCTCAATGCCCTACAGAACCAAAGCACATAGAAGAAATGAAAGAAGTCCCCTATTCAAATGCTGTTGGATCTGTTATGTATCTAATGGTGTGTACTAGACCTGATCTAGCACACACTATGAGTGTCCTAAGCAAATATATGGCTAACCCTGGGAAGGAACATTGGCAAGCAATGAAATGGGCTATGAGATATATAGCAGGTACTGCTAAGGTAGGATTGGTGTACAGAAGACTTAATTCTAAGCTCCTAATTGAAGGATATAGTGATGCTGATTATGCTGGTGACAGAGACAGTAGAAGGTCAACAACAGCATACTATTTTACAATAGGAGGCTGTTGTATAAGTTGGAAAGTCCAACTTCAACCAGTTGTTGCCCTATCAACAACAGAATCAGAATATATTGCTGTAACAGAAGCAATAAAAGAAGCACTGTGGCTTCAAGGTCTCCTAGAAGAAATTACTAAGGTTAAGCAGGTTCCCACAGTGTATTCAGACAGCCAAAGCTGTATACACTTGTGTAAAAACCCAGTTTTTCACGACAGAACTAAACATATTGAGATCAAGTATCACTTTATCAGAGACAAAGTGACCCAAGAGCTAGTTTCAGTTCAAAAGATACCAACAGAAGAAAATCCTGCTGATATGGGAACCAAAATTGTCACCCTTCACAAATTCAAGCTTTGCATGAATTTGTTAGGGGTAGACACTGGAGGATAACCTAAAGGAGACACGAGCTAGGACCCTCAGAGAAGATCTAATCTAGTACAGGTAAACTTATATGGGAAATCAGGTGGAATTTGTTGGAATTAATTCCCCATATAAGTCAACCTGTAACTATTTACTGAAGTTAAAATAGTTAGTTACAATCCTAACTAACCTACCAGCTTTACAATCCCACATCAAGACAGTTAGCAGTTATTCCCTAACCGACTATCCTCAGTTACAATACTTATAAATAGAAGAACAAAATGAAAGAGACTTACAGCTTCAACAAATCTTCTTAGATCTCCagagaaaagaagatgaaaacCCCAGACCTAGAGTGAGAGAGTTTCTCTCATGTGTAATCAGAAAGAAAAAGAGTGAATtagaaagaagagagaagagagaggatCTGTTCGATCCTGagtgaaaaagaaagagaaagctTGAGTGAGAAGTTGTACATACCTGGTTCTGAAGAACTGAGAGTTACCAGACGATCTGTGTCTTGGAGCTCAGAAATTTGATGTAAACATCGATGTTGATAGTGGATTGTGGCTGATCTTTCTCTGAGGCAGCTCACCAAGGACGTAGCCCCAATTTCAGGGGgtgaaccttgtaaaaatctcTGTGTTTGTTATCTCTCTCACCCTAATCTTCGCACTTGTGTATTGCTTCATTTTTGcattatttttcttcttggaTCTGCTCAAAATCAGAGTTGATTTTCTCTGATTTTCTCTCAAGTTTTTGCTAAACTTTTGCCCTAAGTTTTTCTCTGTGTTTCTCGAAGCCTGTTCAGACACAAAGAACAAATTAGTAAAGTAAAggaaacaataaaataacatataaaatccAATACGTGTCAATTGTGTGTGGATCCAAAAGTCAGAACAAGAAAGGTCAAAATTGACCTTGTGAAATAACctgtgtgtgtgtgagttgtGTAGGACATATCTGTAATTTCCTACAGCAACTATTGGTTCattatatcaaaattaattcttttattGTAGCAAAAGGATTGCAATCTTCTTAGTCtcaaaattttattgtattattacTCATAATAGGAAATTTGTGGCTAATTTCTAAGGTCTCTCATGCTTATATCTGCGAATATTGATGCTGATAAATTAGTTTATACTTTCTTTGGTGAAGACAAATTGTATTTGATTGGAGGATACATGGTTATTTATTTATGACAGTTTcattctaaaaaagaaaaaaactttaCTAGTCGCTGCGTATATCTCGTGTATAGTGTATACCcccggttttttttttttcgaggtGGTTTATGGTCTTTTCATATATTGACAGAATCTCTTGTTTCACATGCTTCACACCACCACCTCTCCACCTTCACTCTTCAAAACCCAAACTTGCTTCATTCACACCAACTCAAACCATTCCTTGTTCATCGTTGAATACATAAACCCGTAGGAATTATAAGGTCCAACTCTCCCAAGAAGGGACCATCAAAGCGACCGATCTGAACAAGGTATATCCCATGTGATTACTATACAATTTCGCGACATGGGTTTTGTTCAATTCTCctgctatttatatatattttcaagtTTAACTGACATAATCTACTATGAAAGCtgggtttttttattttcatcaaTCGGTGTGTAAAGATTATAGATAAGCCTCTTCTTCGCCTCCTGCTTATGTATACTATGAAGTCCTTATTTTTATGggcttatttgtatttttcacaCTAAATTCTGTGTTTTTTCTGTCATAATCGCATTCTTCTCCTTTTCTATTACACCCACTTCGGTGCCACAGAAATTGACTTTAAAGCTCTTTCTTTGTTGAAGCTCTCAAATCTCAAACTCAATCTACATATCTGTTTCAGTGCCCCTTTCTTTccatcacataaaaaataaatattttggcgAGGGAAAGGAAAGAAAGACTACTAATCTGGTTGAtgtttttttcatatatttatgaAGATTAATCAAAATGTTTGAATGTGGGGTTGTAGAAGTAGTAGTTGTTGTTACAGTATGGTTTGAATTAAGCTTTtgtttgataaaaaattaaaaaaataaaataaaagaaagctCAAGTAGCAGGCAGCTCCTAAAAGTCTAAGCCCTCTTCTTCCTTGTCCATTAATCTTCATATTCTTCTTCACAGGGTTAATAGCTATCGAAACGTGTCGTTTAAGGCCTAAAGTTATGGCGCCTGCCACAGACAACACTCTTCAAGCTATATGCTACAACCGTGGTTCTCTTCAGCTACTTGATCAGGTTGTGCCTCTGGTTTTGTTGTTAACTTTTGTTTGATTTatgattttcttcttcttcttctttgcatTGAATCGAATTTGGCTCTTTGTGGGTTCGTTTCTTGATGTTGTTTTGTTCAACAGAGAAAGCTTCCTCTGGAaactatttatttggaaattcgAGATGCCACTGATGGATGGTAATAtgcttctttatttttattaggtCTCGTATTCATAATATTCATTGATAGGATTGTTTAATTTTCTGAGGACGATTCAATTTCAGATAATTTAGATTTGTTTCTGTTATCAAAGCTGGTCAAACTTGTTTTGTAAATTATTGGAAGGTATAACTAGCTTCTAGTAAAGTTCACTTTCAATGCTGTAACACTACTAATTATGATTAGTGTTTGTTGTGTgtattgtgaagaaaagaggcaaAAATGGTGCCATTCTTTTTATATGTACATAGGCATATGTTTTTCATATTAGTGCTTGTTTTTGTCATGAATAATCTCAATTTTTGagttctttttttaattgtcaGGCATGCCATAAAGGATATGGTGGTCCGTGGTGCCCCAGCCATTGCAATAGCAGCAGCCCTTTCTCTAGCAGTTGAAGTGTTCAACTTGGATGGTTTAGATGGGACCATCAATGATTCAGTTTCTTATCTTATCATGAAGTTGGATTATCTTGTCTCCAGGTGCTAAGTGTTGCTTAAATAAGTCTTCTGCCACCTATTAGTTTACATTTGTTCGTCACATCTTTATAATTCCCCCACAAAAAAGGGATCAATAGCCCATTTTAAATCTGAACAATGCTATTTCAGCCGGCCAACTGCTGTTAATCTTTCAGATGCTGCGACGAAACTTAAAGAAGTGATCTCAAATACTGCTGCTACTGCTACAGAAGGCAAAAGTGTTTTTCAAGTATGGTACtttctattgtactttcacTTGGTTTTACCAATAATCTTTTGATTAGGCCCCACCTTTCATAGCATTACTGCAAATTCATGTGCTCCTTCTTACTGAACTTCCACAGGCCTATATAGATGCAGCTGAAATGATGCTGGAAGATGATGTTACTTCAAATAAAGCTATTGGTTCATTTGGAGCAAGTTTTATTCTTCATCAGCAGCTCAACAACCCTAAAAAGCTTTCTGTATTGACCCATTGTAACACCGGCAGGTATCTAAATCtcttgagtttcccattttaatAATTCTCCCTAAAAATTAGTAAATAAATATCTCTTGCAACTTATATTTCTCCTTTTCGACAAGAAACTGAAAAATATGTTTACTTTTATGTTCTGTATTGCCAGTCTTGCAACAGCAGGATTTGGTACTGCTCTTGGTGTAATCCGCGCACTTCATGCAGAAGGGGTGTTGGAAAGAGCTTACTGCACAGAAACACGTCCTTTCAACCAAGTTTGTATTATGATCCATTTTGTTTCTTGTTTATGCaccttatttttcatttcaCATGTTACTTACacacttatgaaaatttatgtAATCAATTAATTGCAGGGATCCAGACTTACAGCCTTTGAGTTGGTACATGAGAAGATTCCAGCCACCCTTATAGTAGATTCTGCCGCAGCGGCCTTAATGCAAGCTGGGCGTGTGAATGCTGTGGTTGTTGGAGCTGATCGTGTGGCTGCAAATGGTATTCAAaatcatttaatgattaatctGCTTTTCATATTCAATTAATGGGAAGTTCGGTTAATCTATTGCATTACTGAATCCAGGTGATACTGCCAACAAGATTGGAACCTATAGTCTTGCATTGATTGCAAAACATCACAACGTTCCATTCTTTGTGGCTGCACCACTCACTTCCATCGACTTGTCTCTTTCGTCTGGAAAAGAAATTGAGATAGAAGAAAGATCCCCAAAAGAAGTACTGAACTCACGAGGAGGGCTTGGAGAACAAGTTGCTGCATCTGGAATATCTGTATGGAACCCTGCTTTTGATGTTACGCCTGCTAATCTGATATCTGGCATCATAACGGAAAAGGTGAACCCTCTTTCTTTAACTTCAATTCACTTTTGTATATACAAAACCAGCAACATGAGGTCTCAGTTGTGTTTCAGCATCTAACGGTTTTAGTCTCTCCAAGCAGGGTGTCATAACAAAAGCAGGTGATGATGGTTTTGACATATTGGGGTTTTCACTAAAGATAGCCGGGTAGTCTTGCGCGCAGAGGAATCCTCTTCTGGTGAAAAGTATAACCTTTTTTTATGCCAAGCAGCTATGTTCTGCTGGTCCAAATAATTGTTAAATTCTCCATTGCTTTCTTTGTAATAGGGGGCAAGGTTAATggaaatttcaaaatattgatGTATCCTGTTCCTGTCCTGTGCTTCAATTCTCAGAGTTCTAGAATATACATTGTTCACATTTTTTTCTTGATAATAAAGTATACAAATCTTTGGCTGGGTCAAGGATACTGTTAATTTTGAGCAACCCAACTCAACCAATAACTCTGGTTGAGAGTTGAGTACAAAACTATCTACAAATTTTAACGTTCAAATGTATAATCAAAAGGTAGCTACCAAATCTTCCATCAAATGTATAATCAAACAGCTGTAATATCTCCAAATAGGGTAATGTACTTGGTGATCCTCACATTGGACAAGTGCAAGCAAGCAAAATGTCAAATTTAAGAAAAGGCAAGCAACTGAGATAAGTCATTTCCATCAAGGAGAACACAGTGCTAATAAGTGATAACTATCAAAGCAATAAATGAAAATTGAAAGATGGTTGTAATTTGTAAACTTGTCCAATGTAGCATCCACTACATGCAGCTTTacactttcttttttcttttcttttgagaaTGAGAGGCATGCAGCTTCATGCCTCGAAATCTTAACATTTGCATTTTATCACCCTGATTTCATAGACTCATAGTTTCAGTAAAGAGAATAATTACATCGGAAAAAAGGAATCTTGAGAAAAATAGGACAAAGAAGAGTAATTTTGGTGAAATAATTACCAATAGTTTGTAGACTTGTAGTAGCCCAGTCAAAAATAAACACGTAAGAATGAATAATTGTTAGGGATCAGTGTTGAGTCATTGTTACAGATCAGAGTTGAGTCATAGCCATATCACATGTTTCCACCTTTTATATCTCCCTATGCATAaatacaattattattattatctattaTTAATACAGGTGATCTTGCTTTTTGTTTCGTCTTCATTCAGTGACTTACGGCACTTATTTTTCATTTTCCATTTTCGTTTACCATATCAAATTCAATATACATCTACTCCAACTCCACACTCTCCTCTCCCATTTCAACCATTGCATCGTTTGGATTCTCATACCAATTTTCAAGGTAATTTTTCTGCTTCGACAAATTTCTTTTGTGTGTCTATCAAAATTCAAATGccattttcatttttatctGTATTTTGCTAGCTTTGACTGTGTTTTCTTTGACTTTTGCGTGTACTCGCTGTCTAGCTTGTGGATAGGGTTGTTTTGAGAGATGGGTTTCGAGAAAAAAGAGTACGAGTTTCTGAAGGAGATCGGTTTGGGATCAGAAAATCTTGGTGGGTACGTCAATGGCAAGTGGAAAGCAAGCGGACCATTGAGCTCTACTGTTAATCCTTCTAACAATCAGGTTTCCCTTTTCTGTTTGAAGACttcttttttgttatttttggcGATCATTGAGTTTGTTTGATTATCTTAGTTGAGAAATTTATGTTATGGCAAAGGAGCAACACGTGAATTTTTGGGTTATGTTTCTTTTTTATGCAACAGTGAGATTATTCTCTGATTAATGTGTTTTTGGATATAGAAAATTGCTCAAGTCAAGGAAGTTTCTCTAGAAGATTATGAGGAGGGACTACATGCATGTAGTGAAGCAGCAAAGACATGGATGACTGTTAGTACATTGTTTCGAAATGGTCTATAAGTTATCACGTAAGTTATGGTTCTGCTTTAGAAGTGAATTATAAGACACTTCTGTTTTTCTTGGGGCAGATACCAGCACCAAAGAGAGGTGAGATTGTGAGACAAATAGGAGACGCATTTAGAGCCAAATTGGATCATTTAGGTCGGCTTGTGTCGCTTGAAATGGGAAAAATACTACCTGAAGGAATTGGGGAGGTTCAGGTATGATTTATGATGGTTCATTTGTTATTGGATTTTTTATATTATGGTAAAAGTGTTTTCCTTGTCCTAAGGAAGGGAGTTTATGCCTTTTAGATGTTATATTATGGTAAGGGATATTTGCGGCGAAACCTCCCCAATATTTGCAATTGTTACACATATGACCTTAATAAAAAAAGTGGCGGCAAAAGTACCTTATCTTACGATTTTGTTgcaatttttctcttttttgatTATTAAGTTTCAGTTAAGCCCATTAAGTACTAGCTCAAAAACATATGGCGACATATTTCCTTAACTTATTTAATACATAGTCCAATAATATGTTGCCACGTGTTTCTAAGTTGAgacttaataactaaaaaagggTACAACTGTaacaaaattgtaagaaaaagtACTTTTgctgctatttttttttattagggtcATATGTATAACAATTGTAAATGTTAAGAGGGTTTCGTCACAAATATCCTATTATGGTAAAAGTGTTTTCCTTGTCATAAAGAAGGGAGTTTTTGATTATGGTAAAAGTGTTTTCCTTGTCCTAAAGAGATTAACAAATTCTAAGTCTAATATTAGTGAGAGTAGAGTTAGGTCTTTTATTTTGCTGTGCGTGGGC is a window from the Cannabis sativa cultivar Pink pepper isolate KNU-18-1 chromosome 1, ASM2916894v1, whole genome shotgun sequence genome containing:
- the LOC115706479 gene encoding methylthioribose-1-phosphate isomerase, producing the protein MAPATDNTLQAICYNRGSLQLLDQRKLPLETIYLEIRDATDGWHAIKDMVVRGAPAIAIAAALSLAVEVFNLDGLDGTINDSVSYLIMKLDYLVSSRPTAVNLSDAATKLKEVISNTAATATEGKSVFQAYIDAAEMMLEDDVTSNKAIGSFGASFILHQQLNNPKKLSVLTHCNTGSLATAGFGTALGVIRALHAEGVLERAYCTETRPFNQGSRLTAFELVHEKIPATLIVDSAAAALMQAGRVNAVVVGADRVAANGDTANKIGTYSLALIAKHHNVPFFVAAPLTSIDLSLSSGKEIEIEERSPKEVLNSRGGLGEQVAASGISVWNPAFDVTPANLISGIITEKGVITKAGDDGFDILGFSLKIAG